A single genomic interval of Gammaproteobacteria bacterium harbors:
- a CDS encoding SCO family protein codes for MSARGRRLLTTVLTAMLLLAVQPALRAQHAASAPHGADSDHNAAFDRDTALAISQAAIGRKVGNYSFYDTAGRQRALAEYTGKPLIVSLIYTSCYHICPTTTQHIAAVVRKARKVLGEDSFRVITVGFDTAHDTADAMREFEREQQIGESNWDFLATDAATAEKLAADLGFQYVATGAGFDHLLQTSLLDGEGVVRRQIYGMDFDTPVMVDPLKRLVFGEKLKESFFERMGNKFRLFCTVYDPASDSYRFNYSILAGLAMGVVLGVFFIYLLLREWLYSRRARISKV; via the coding sequence ATGAGCGCGCGTGGTCGACGCCTGCTGACGACGGTACTGACGGCCATGCTGCTGCTGGCGGTTCAACCGGCGCTGCGTGCACAGCATGCAGCCTCCGCCCCGCACGGCGCGGATTCCGACCACAACGCCGCGTTCGATCGTGACACCGCGCTGGCCATAAGCCAGGCGGCGATCGGCCGCAAGGTCGGGAATTATTCATTTTATGATACCGCGGGCAGACAGCGGGCGCTGGCCGAATACACCGGCAAACCGCTGATCGTCAGCCTGATCTATACCAGTTGCTACCACATCTGCCCGACCACCACCCAGCACATCGCTGCCGTGGTGCGCAAGGCGCGCAAGGTGCTCGGCGAAGACAGCTTCCGGGTCATCACCGTCGGCTTCGACACCGCTCACGATACCGCCGATGCCATGCGCGAGTTCGAACGCGAGCAACAGATTGGCGAGAGCAACTGGGATTTTCTTGCCACCGATGCGGCGACGGCGGAAAAGCTGGCGGCCGATCTCGGATTCCAGTACGTGGCCACCGGTGCCGGCTTCGATCACCTGCTGCAGACTTCGTTGCTCGATGGGGAAGGCGTGGTGCGCCGCCAGATCTATGGCATGGATTTCGACACCCCGGTGATGGTAGATCCGCTCAAGCGGCTGGTCTTCGGCGAGAAGCTGAAGGAGTCGTTTTTCGAACGCATGGGCAACAAGTTCCGTTTGTTCTGCACGGTCTACGACCCCGCCTCCGACAGCTATCGCTTCAACTATTCGATCCTGGCCGGACTCGCGATGGGCGTGGTGCTCGGCGTATTCTTCATTTACCTGCTATTGCGGGAGTGGCTCTACAGCCGTCGTGCGCGCATCAGCAAAGTCTGA
- a CDS encoding cbb3-type cytochrome c oxidase subunit I — protein sequence MKSNNEFRICPDTGLKFHRPAEALIKANAVAGVVFLLIGGVLGIGVGLTRWPEVHLLQANMFYQVLTAHGLNVLIFWMIFFEMAVIHFCSAVLLGCRIATPRIGWVAFALMVIGALLNNYAVLWKGNSSVMMTSYVPIPADTMFYVGLILFAVGALIHCFIFLGTLVIAKGEKTYEGSVPLVTFGALTAVIIAIFTIASGAIILIPTLLWNLGLVAHIDPGVYRLIWWAFGHSSQQINVAAHISVWYMIAAVVFGAKPLSEKVSRFAFFLYIAVLQVASAHHLLVDPGLSSEWKIFNTSYAMYLAVMASMVHGLTVPGAIEAAQRARGYNSGLFEWLRKAPWGNPVFSGMFISLVGFGVLGGITGVVMGAEQINLLVHNTVYVPGHFHATVVIGTTLTFMAVTYWLVPVVFRRDLILKKVASWQPYVFGLGMVGVSMFLMGAGTLGVPRRHWDILFTSSDGGYEFSAAALTMMSLNGMSVVLAGLGGAMFIIVVVGSLLFGRKLGENEKLGAAVIATPPAEEKYHNIGIGSITVPGTLVLVAAFFAAFVLYYFINWKFLGETWGLS from the coding sequence ATGAAAAGCAACAACGAGTTTCGAATCTGTCCTGATACCGGCTTGAAGTTCCACCGCCCCGCCGAGGCGCTGATAAAGGCCAATGCCGTTGCCGGCGTGGTGTTCCTGCTGATCGGGGGGGTTCTCGGTATTGGTGTCGGCCTGACACGCTGGCCCGAAGTGCATCTGCTCCAAGCCAACATGTTCTATCAGGTGCTCACCGCACACGGTCTCAACGTGTTGATTTTCTGGATGATTTTCTTCGAGATGGCGGTTATACACTTCTGCTCCGCGGTCCTGCTCGGTTGCCGGATCGCGACCCCGCGGATCGGCTGGGTGGCGTTCGCGCTGATGGTGATCGGGGCGCTCCTCAACAACTATGCAGTGCTCTGGAAAGGCAACTCTAGCGTCATGATGACCTCCTATGTGCCGATACCCGCTGATACCATGTTCTACGTCGGGCTGATCCTGTTCGCGGTGGGCGCATTGATCCACTGCTTCATCTTTCTCGGTACCCTGGTTATCGCCAAGGGCGAGAAAACCTACGAGGGATCGGTGCCGCTGGTGACTTTCGGTGCGCTCACTGCCGTTATCATCGCGATCTTCACGATTGCCTCGGGCGCGATCATCCTGATACCCACATTGTTGTGGAACCTCGGGCTGGTCGCACATATCGATCCGGGTGTGTACCGCTTGATCTGGTGGGCCTTCGGCCATTCCTCGCAGCAGATCAACGTCGCCGCACACATCTCGGTGTGGTACATGATCGCTGCGGTCGTGTTCGGCGCCAAGCCGCTCTCGGAAAAAGTGAGCCGCTTCGCATTTTTTCTTTATATCGCGGTTCTGCAGGTCGCGAGCGCGCACCACCTGCTGGTCGATCCGGGCCTCAGTTCGGAGTGGAAGATCTTCAACACCAGCTATGCCATGTACCTCGCGGTAATGGCCAGCATGGTGCATGGACTGACGGTCCCCGGTGCGATCGAGGCCGCGCAACGCGCCCGCGGCTACAACTCGGGGCTGTTCGAGTGGTTGCGCAAGGCACCCTGGGGCAACCCGGTGTTCTCGGGCATGTTCATCTCGCTGGTCGGGTTCGGCGTGCTGGGCGGTATCACCGGCGTGGTAATGGGCGCGGAGCAGATCAACCTGCTGGTGCACAACACGGTGTACGTACCCGGGCACTTCCACGCGACCGTCGTCATCGGGACCACGCTGACTTTCATGGCAGTGACCTACTGGCTGGTGCCGGTTGTGTTTCGTCGCGACCTGATTCTGAAGAAAGTTGCGTCGTGGCAGCCTTATGTTTTCGGCCTCGGCATGGTCGGTGTGAGTATGTTCCTGATGGGTGCCGGCACGCTTGGAGTGCCCCGCAGGCACTGGGATATCCTGTTCACGAGCTCGGACGGCGGCTACGAGTTCTCGGCTGCCGCACTGACCATGATGAGCCTGAACGGAATGTCGGTAGTACTGGCAGGACTGGGCGGCGCGATGTTCATCATCGTGGTGGTTGGCTCGCTCCTGTTCGGGCGCAAGCTCGGTGAAAACGAGAAGCTCGGCGCAGCAGTGATCGCTACACCTCCGGCGGAAGAAAAGTACCACAACATCGGTATCGGCTCGATCACCGTTCCCGGCACGCTGGTACTGGTGGCTGCTTTCTTTGCCGCCTTCGTACTTTACTACTTCATCAACTGGAAATTCCTGGGTGAAACCTGGGGTCTTAGTTGA
- a CDS encoding cytochrome C oxidase subunit II — MTAISPPTRKIWWKEPIEKAELIWIAVVVIWGIILTLMMPFWHVYGKQNLSSEAYRTTPAIYMEKAKAVVDQYTVRTEGARKTPVVKPPVGTDIYLVGRLWEWWPIYELQVGQTYRMHIASMDWQHGFSLQPANLNVQVLPGYDMVLTVTPNKIGEHSIICNEYCGIGHHTMLGKIHVVE, encoded by the coding sequence ATGACCGCCATTTCCCCTCCCACCAGGAAAATCTGGTGGAAAGAACCCATAGAAAAAGCTGAACTGATCTGGATTGCCGTGGTGGTGATCTGGGGCATCATTTTGACCTTGATGATGCCGTTCTGGCATGTGTACGGCAAACAGAACCTCTCGAGCGAAGCCTACCGGACGACGCCGGCCATTTATATGGAGAAAGCCAAGGCCGTCGTTGATCAGTACACCGTTCGTACCGAGGGCGCCCGCAAGACGCCGGTGGTCAAGCCTCCCGTGGGAACCGATATCTATCTGGTGGGACGGCTTTGGGAATGGTGGCCGATATACGAGTTGCAGGTCGGGCAGACCTACCGTATGCACATCGCCTCCATGGACTGGCAGCATGGTTTTTCCCTGCAGCCGGCGAATCTCAATGTGCAGGTGCTGCCCGGTTACGACATGGTGCTGACCGTCACACCGAACAAGATCGGCGAGCATTCGATCATCTGCAACGAATACTGCGGAATCGGGCATCACACGATGCTCGGCAAGATTCACGTGGTGGAATGA
- a CDS encoding alginate export family protein, whose translation MAVAAVVTMAASVQAEEASLAGALKGGEVKIQFRYRYEDVDQNNALDDAQASTLKSRLNYTSALFSGWQAQVEVDNVSQIGDDDYNSTSNNETGYSVVADPDGTEFNQAWIAYSGIADTVVKGGRQRIVLDNERFVGGVGWRQNEQTYDSGPVVNKSLKDTTLNYAWIDNVNRVFGPDDGTTAAWLGDWDSSIHLLNASYSGLSFGTITVYDYLMDIKDADAQSNKTYGARFTGKHALGETTSLLYTLEYARQEDYGDNPVSYEADYYAVEAGLALPAAVTLKVGQEALEGNAGSAGKAFRTPLATLHAFQGFADMFLSTPDGGIQDSYAVASIVVMGATASAVWHDFEAEDGGASFGDELDLSLSRKFGQYVTGLLKYADYNEDGFAVDTRKFWVQLQVDI comes from the coding sequence ATGGCCGTGGCAGCCGTTGTCACGATGGCCGCCAGCGTGCAGGCGGAGGAGGCTTCGCTGGCCGGGGCACTCAAGGGCGGAGAGGTCAAGATCCAGTTCCGCTATCGCTACGAGGATGTTGATCAGAACAACGCGCTCGACGACGCGCAAGCGTCCACGCTGAAATCGAGACTGAACTATACGTCCGCGCTGTTCAGCGGCTGGCAGGCGCAGGTCGAAGTCGACAATGTGTCACAGATCGGTGACGACGATTACAACTCGACCTCCAACAACGAGACCGGCTATTCGGTGGTTGCTGATCCCGATGGCACCGAGTTCAACCAGGCCTGGATTGCCTATTCCGGCATCGCGGACACGGTGGTAAAGGGCGGACGTCAACGCATCGTGCTCGATAACGAGCGCTTTGTCGGCGGCGTGGGCTGGCGTCAGAACGAGCAGACCTACGACAGCGGTCCGGTGGTGAACAAATCCCTGAAGGACACCACGCTGAACTATGCCTGGATCGATAACGTGAATCGGGTTTTCGGACCCGATGACGGCACCACGGCCGCCTGGTTGGGTGACTGGGATTCCTCGATCCACCTGCTCAATGCCAGTTACAGCGGCCTGTCGTTCGGCACCATCACGGTCTATGACTATCTGATGGATATCAAGGACGCCGATGCGCAGTCGAACAAGACTTACGGGGCGCGTTTCACCGGCAAGCATGCGCTGGGCGAAACGACCAGCCTGCTGTACACGCTCGAATACGCCAGGCAGGAAGACTACGGCGATAATCCGGTGTCCTACGAGGCCGATTATTATGCGGTGGAAGCAGGCCTTGCGTTGCCCGCCGCCGTGACCCTGAAGGTGGGGCAGGAAGCGCTCGAAGGCAATGCGGGGAGCGCCGGCAAGGCGTTTCGCACACCGCTCGCAACCCTGCACGCATTCCAGGGTTTTGCCGACATGTTCCTGAGCACGCCAGACGGTGGTATCCAGGACAGTTATGCCGTGGCATCGATCGTGGTGATGGGGGCGACTGCCAGCGCAGTGTGGCATGACTTCGAAGCCGAGGACGGCGGTGCCTCTTTTGGCGACGAACTCGATTTGTCGCTGTCACGCAAGTTCGGCCAGTACGTCACCGGCCTGCTCAAGTATGCGGACTACAACGAAGATGGATTCGCAGTCGATACCCGCAAATTCTGGGTGCAACTGCAAGTCGATATCTGA
- a CDS encoding cytochrome c, giving the protein MMTARIVSLLAAACLCSSLAVAEEHPAIEYRESLMTLVGANFGPMVAMLKGEIPWDDARMAAYGKDLKAVVGLDILRGFPPGSDQGETRAKPGIWENLEDFQKKLEAMQTEATKLGDTAAGADRKAIGDQIAATGKTCKSCHDEYKKKDD; this is encoded by the coding sequence ATGATGACTGCACGAATCGTTTCACTGCTTGCCGCTGCCTGTCTTTGCTCGTCGTTGGCCGTGGCGGAAGAGCATCCCGCGATCGAGTATCGGGAGTCATTGATGACGCTGGTCGGTGCAAATTTCGGACCGATGGTGGCGATGCTGAAGGGCGAGATTCCCTGGGATGACGCGCGCATGGCCGCTTACGGTAAAGATCTGAAGGCCGTGGTGGGCCTGGATATCCTGCGCGGGTTTCCGCCCGGATCCGACCAGGGCGAGACCAGGGCCAAGCCGGGGATCTGGGAGAATCTCGAGGACTTCCAGAAAAAGCTGGAGGCGATGCAGACGGAGGCCACGAAGCTCGGCGATACCGCAGCGGGCGCCGACCGCAAGGCCATCGGCGACCAGATCGCCGCAACCGGCAAGACCTGCAAGTCCTGCCATGACGAGTACAAGAAAAAAGACGACTGA
- a CDS encoding cytochrome b/b6 domain-containing protein, translating into MGLHRQHPFALRQLLRGPRAVIDYWRNKQPHPEGHNPAGGWSAVVMMALLLAQGATGLFNEDDEAFSGPLVHTVSKGLAGTLGAWHETNFYILLALIVLHVGTVLHYLRRGQNLLGPMIDGGKSGQGARVTASWIALLILAACAGLLWFLLSLAPKPAIFM; encoded by the coding sequence GTGGGGCTTCATCGGCAGCACCCATTCGCGCTTCGCCAACTTCTGCGCGGACCACGGGCCGTCATCGATTACTGGCGCAACAAGCAACCTCACCCCGAGGGGCACAACCCGGCCGGCGGCTGGTCGGCCGTGGTGATGATGGCCCTGTTGCTGGCGCAGGGAGCCACCGGCCTGTTCAACGAGGACGATGAGGCTTTCAGTGGCCCGCTGGTACATACGGTCAGCAAGGGTCTTGCCGGTACGCTGGGCGCATGGCATGAGACCAACTTCTATATCCTGCTGGCGCTGATCGTGCTTCATGTGGGCACCGTGCTGCACTATCTGCGACGCGGGCAGAACCTGCTCGGACCGATGATCGATGGCGGCAAGTCGGGACAGGGCGCGCGGGTAACGGCAAGCTGGATCGCGCTGCTGATACTCGCGGCCTGTGCCGGGCTGCTGTGGTTCCTGCTCTCGCTGGCACCCAAGCCCGCAATCTTCATGTAG
- a CDS encoding FMN-binding protein produces MNCCVPLWRACAAAVLMAAAVLAQAEDYLSGEQFLASAFADTRPEQKTLWISNDMRQRAGIHRCGAVEACGCVTGAPVRAPPGAGADRQGAADNALGFVIEAERIVDVQVLSFRESRGWEIRYPFFTAQYRGVALREGRALSREVDGITGATLSVRAVNRAATLALWLNGQALASVATR; encoded by the coding sequence ATGAACTGTTGCGTGCCGCTGTGGCGCGCCTGCGCGGCCGCCGTCCTGATGGCGGCCGCTGTCCTCGCGCAGGCCGAGGATTATCTGAGCGGCGAGCAGTTTCTGGCGAGTGCGTTTGCGGATACCCGGCCCGAGCAGAAAACACTGTGGATAAGCAACGATATGCGGCAGCGCGCAGGAATCCATCGGTGTGGTGCCGTCGAGGCCTGCGGGTGCGTTACTGGAGCGCCGGTGCGCGCACCGCCCGGTGCTGGAGCAGATCGGCAAGGAGCAGCCGATAACGCGCTCGGCTTCGTGATCGAGGCCGAGCGGATCGTCGATGTCCAGGTGTTGTCGTTTCGTGAAAGCCGCGGCTGGGAGATCCGTTATCCGTTCTTTACCGCGCAGTACCGGGGCGTGGCACTGCGCGAGGGTCGCGCCCTGTCGCGCGAGGTCGACGGGATCACCGGTGCGACGCTGTCGGTAAGGGCGGTGAATCGTGCCGCAACGCTCGCGTTGTGGTTGAACGGGCAGGCCCTCGCCAGTGTTGCGACGCGCTAG
- a CDS encoding nuclear transport factor 2 family protein: MSSNSSIIDQFIAAWSRRDIDEIMAFFHPDAEYQHPDRAPNHGTAAIRATIEGFVAMADALEFVVHASAENAVAGLIMNERTDRFRIGGKWVEIRVMGVFELRDGKIQAWRDYFDMAQFQQSLAS, encoded by the coding sequence ATGAGCAGCAACTCGAGCATCATCGACCAGTTCATCGCCGCGTGGAGCCGCCGCGATATCGACGAGATCATGGCGTTCTTCCACCCCGACGCGGAGTACCAACATCCCGATCGAGCCCCGAACCACGGCACCGCCGCGATCCGCGCAACCATCGAAGGCTTCGTGGCAATGGCGGATGCGCTGGAATTCGTGGTTCACGCCTCGGCCGAGAACGCCGTCGCCGGGTTGATCATGAACGAACGCACCGACCGCTTCAGGATCGGCGGCAAATGGGTCGAAATACGGGTGATGGGAGTATTCGAGCTGCGCGATGGCAAGATCCAGGCCTGGCGCGATTATTTCGATATGGCGCAGTTCCAGCAATCGCTGGCGAGTTGA
- a CDS encoding GFA family protein → MHEGFCLCGQLRFRAEGDPRWVAHCHCASCRRHTASPVACFVNFRLEQLRFSGERAVRLIARRDPQPLCLLRHADRVPDRAPRG, encoded by the coding sequence ATGCACGAGGGATTCTGTCTTTGCGGACAATTGCGGTTTCGCGCCGAGGGTGATCCGCGCTGGGTTGCTCATTGCCATTGCGCGAGCTGCAGGCGGCACACGGCATCGCCCGTGGCATGCTTCGTGAACTTCAGGCTCGAACAGCTCCGGTTCAGCGGCGAGCGCGCAGTTCGTCTCATCGCCCGGCGTGACCCGCAGCCATTGTGCCTCCTGCGGCACGCCGATCGCGTACCAGACCGAGCGCCGCGCGGGTGA
- a CDS encoding DUF1214 domain-containing protein, translating into MSIETESRKALRELIDLLTEIDQRWAGPEWNLASADDVVGAHRALMHVLEGGLGGMFESDPAHPDFRRIVTPSRKFTGDNSDAIHFDAPVSADHRYTVRGNTDGAVYVSITIEAGTADGSLGTRTVGVINDTLFDVDADGNFTIRLGGEPAPCNWIALPPDASRITTRHYYEEERTASDNPAHYPRLCITADDVSTPPSPPDDATVAGGIRRAAQFVRSRTLGMPPMSKVQPPPFLSLVPNQFPAPVLPGNMGLAAFDAAYSMAPFFLGPDQALVITGRWPPCRFANVCLWNRFQQTLDYANRSVTLNRRQTRLERDGLFRIVLAHQDPGGGNWPDTEGRAFGLVFWRFFLPEGAIETPRAELVAFADLAHG; encoded by the coding sequence ATGAGTATCGAGACCGAATCGCGAAAAGCGCTGCGCGAACTGATCGATCTGCTGACCGAGATCGATCAGCGCTGGGCCGGCCCGGAGTGGAATCTCGCCAGCGCCGATGATGTGGTCGGTGCGCATCGTGCGCTGATGCATGTGCTCGAAGGCGGCTTGGGCGGGATGTTCGAGAGCGATCCGGCGCATCCGGATTTCCGCCGTATCGTCACGCCCTCGCGCAAGTTCACCGGTGACAATTCCGATGCGATTCATTTCGACGCCCCGGTCAGTGCCGATCACCGCTACACGGTGCGCGGCAACACGGACGGCGCGGTATATGTATCGATCACGATCGAGGCCGGCACGGCCGATGGCAGTCTCGGCACCAGGACCGTGGGCGTGATCAACGATACCCTGTTCGATGTCGATGCCGACGGCAATTTCACGATCCGTCTCGGCGGTGAGCCGGCGCCATGCAACTGGATTGCGCTGCCCCCGGATGCCTCGCGCATCACCACGCGGCATTACTACGAAGAGGAGCGCACGGCTTCCGACAACCCGGCGCACTACCCCCGGCTCTGCATCACGGCGGACGATGTGAGCACACCGCCCTCGCCGCCAGACGATGCCACGGTTGCGGGCGGCATACGGCGCGCGGCGCAATTCGTGCGCAGCCGCACGCTCGGCATGCCGCCGATGAGCAAGGTCCAGCCGCCGCCGTTCCTGTCATTGGTGCCGAACCAGTTTCCGGCACCCGTGTTGCCGGGCAACATGGGGCTTGCCGCTTTCGATGCCGCCTATTCGATGGCACCGTTTTTCCTCGGTCCGGACCAGGCCCTGGTCATCACCGGGCGTTGGCCCCCATGCCGCTTTGCGAACGTGTGCCTGTGGAACCGTTTCCAGCAAACGCTCGATTATGCCAACCGCAGCGTTACCCTGAACCGCCGCCAGACGCGTCTCGAACGCGATGGCCTGTTCCGCATCGTGCTCGCGCACCAGGACCCCGGCGGCGGCAACTGGCCCGATACCGAGGGGCGTGCATTCGGGCTGGTGTTCTGGCGCTTCTTCCTGCCCGAAGGCGCCATCGAAACGCCACGTGCGGAGCTGGTTGCCTTTGCCGATCTTGCGCACGGTTGA
- a CDS encoding alkaline phosphatase family protein yields the protein MLRLFALLLLLPLSLPTWAGRHTENLILITLDGVRIQEFFSGMDPLLADSAAKRGISEDEIVRERYWRETPEQRREALMPFFWKTLAPLGVVLGNPARGSSVQVSNTIRWSTPGYSEIMTGEAHPEVRDNTPVRYPHRTFPEFLVSELKLGKSAVAQIGSWDGFKMAASSTDDAFFMNGAYEAVPGNLSTPEMDTLTGLRADVMELWEESSNDVLSFRLAQAYLEKHHPRFLWLGLGQSDDWSHADRYDRLLDYLHLADRLIGELWSTLQADPAYRGKTSLVITTDHGSGLTPGNWIDHDATIPNSENIWLAVIGPDTPRRGELGPLPTVYQRDIAATVISLYGLDPARFNPRAGAPIAAVLE from the coding sequence ATGCTTCGCTTGTTTGCACTGCTTTTGTTGCTGCCACTGTCGCTGCCCACCTGGGCCGGGCGCCACACCGAGAACCTCATCCTGATCACCCTGGACGGCGTCCGCATCCAGGAGTTTTTTTCCGGCATGGATCCGCTGCTGGCCGACAGCGCCGCCAAACGCGGGATTTCCGAGGACGAAATCGTGCGCGAGCGCTACTGGCGCGAAACCCCCGAGCAGCGTCGTGAAGCCCTGATGCCGTTCTTCTGGAAAACGCTGGCACCGCTCGGGGTGGTGCTGGGCAACCCGGCGCGCGGCAGTTCGGTGCAGGTCAGCAACACCATCAGGTGGTCGACGCCGGGCTATTCGGAAATCATGACCGGCGAAGCCCATCCGGAGGTCAGGGACAACACCCCGGTACGTTACCCGCACCGCACCTTTCCCGAATTTCTCGTCTCCGAACTGAAGCTCGGAAAATCCGCGGTCGCGCAGATCGGTTCATGGGATGGTTTCAAGATGGCGGCCTCGAGCACCGACGATGCATTCTTCATGAACGGTGCCTACGAAGCCGTTCCGGGGAATCTCTCCACTCCGGAAATGGATACCCTGACCGGACTGCGCGCCGATGTAATGGAATTATGGGAAGAGAGCAGCAACGATGTGCTCAGCTTCCGGCTGGCGCAGGCCTACCTCGAGAAACACCACCCGCGTTTTCTGTGGCTCGGCCTGGGGCAGTCGGACGACTGGTCGCATGCCGATCGCTACGATCGCCTGCTCGATTATCTGCATCTTGCAGATCGCCTGATCGGCGAGTTGTGGAGCACGCTGCAAGCCGACCCGGCCTACCGCGGAAAGACCAGCCTGGTGATCACCACCGATCACGGTAGCGGTCTCACGCCCGGGAACTGGATCGATCACGATGCGACGATTCCGAACAGCGAGAACATCTGGCTCGCGGTGATCGGGCCGGACACTCCCCGGCGCGGCGAGCTTGGCCCGCTGCCGACCGTCTACCAGCGCGATATCGCCGCCACGGTGATCAGTCTGTACGGACTCGACCCCGCGCGCTTCAACCCCCGGGCCGGCGCGCCGATCGCGGCAGTGCTGGAATAG
- a CDS encoding DUF481 domain-containing protein, whose protein sequence is MLDLTNMIKRFLALPLLLVGSSGLCGELQLGNGARIPGELKRIEATKVVWSAELIGDISINKSDVVAMHTGTRSDLETAAGEVLRDCGLSSSEGRAELECTGQPAMTTTLALLQPTTPLQEGTGKITTSMTVERGESHKDELELDARSSWRRLQRRHVLDASIDYEERHGERSDDEASLDYQLDLLRRNGWFWFSLVDYNRDRFDTIQESEGIATGLGRDLNLAGNLKLRLQAGPGIVHLDIDGEGRLYKEVGDLKWSTTWDTGLWKLQLFHSAEFIWVLDDRGIYRLESKTGLTLPLIDGLVAELRLDYDHSSAPSTRLENSDTEAVLALGYRW, encoded by the coding sequence ATGCTGGACCTGACAAACATGATAAAGCGCTTTCTTGCCCTGCCACTCCTGCTGGTCGGGAGCTCCGGGCTGTGCGGCGAGTTGCAACTGGGCAATGGCGCCCGGATTCCCGGAGAGCTGAAACGGATCGAGGCCACCAAGGTGGTGTGGAGCGCAGAGTTGATCGGCGACATCTCGATCAACAAATCCGATGTGGTGGCGATGCACACCGGTACCCGCAGCGACCTGGAAACCGCGGCAGGCGAGGTGCTGCGCGATTGCGGCCTTAGCAGCAGCGAGGGTCGCGCCGAACTGGAATGCACCGGCCAGCCGGCGATGACCACCACCCTGGCGCTGCTGCAACCGACCACCCCGCTGCAGGAAGGGACTGGCAAGATCACCACCTCGATGACCGTCGAACGCGGCGAGAGTCACAAGGATGAACTCGAGCTCGATGCCCGCAGTTCATGGCGCAGGCTGCAGCGCAGGCACGTGCTGGATGCCAGCATCGACTACGAGGAACGGCACGGGGAGCGCAGCGATGACGAGGCGTCGCTCGACTACCAGCTCGATCTCCTGCGCCGCAACGGCTGGTTCTGGTTTTCGCTGGTGGATTACAACCGCGACCGTTTTGACACCATCCAGGAAAGCGAGGGAATCGCGACCGGGCTGGGTCGCGACCTCAACCTTGCCGGCAATCTGAAGCTGCGCCTGCAGGCGGGGCCCGGCATCGTGCACCTCGACATCGACGGTGAGGGGCGTCTTTACAAGGAAGTCGGAGACCTGAAATGGTCAACCACCTGGGATACCGGCCTGTGGAAACTGCAGCTGTTCCACAGTGCTGAGTTCATCTGGGTACTCGATGACCGCGGGATCTACCGGCTGGAGTCCAAAACCGGCCTCACCTTGCCGCTGATCGACGGCCTGGTCGCGGAATTGCGCCTCGATTACGATCACTCCAGCGCGCCCTCGACCCGACTCGAGAACAGCGACACCGAAGCGGTGCTGGCGCTCGGCTATCGCTGGTAA